One genomic region from Spirochaetales bacterium encodes:
- a CDS encoding TolC family protein, translating to MQNKFLTGIMCICFLFVLTGIFAETAIDIESAVKNALEYNLSLKSEEIGLRIKKRVKDTTWNYFIPKVSVSTTLSKMNEPAEPVDLGMFSIPGGDDYWDLTLGLNTSLTITASMFVGMRQAVLDYESGLIGLETAKKKLELNVRKMFYNLLLLKENMKLMELSVKAAEDRYLQSAANYRSGLVPEYTMLAAQVAWENMKPALKEMEIGYKSAVMSFKQMIGMDQEEEIVLQGSIQMEKTSYASGDAEERIGDRLDIRQLKKSIEMLENLKLLSVTSLTPAITFSFSADPGFQGDPFSDSLFDNIDENWSQRGGMFAVTLSIPVDGLFPSSKTQVEIANSEDNVEKAKKGLEMAYQAARLEIDTLLMRLEKSVTSIDTLKLNVGLAERAYNMAEEAYRAGSKDLLELQNAELELRKARLEVLKEEYNYMTGLLDLEYALNAQFEKAGK from the coding sequence ATGCAAAATAAATTTCTGACAGGTATCATGTGTATATGTTTTCTCTTTGTCCTCACCGGAATTTTCGCCGAAACGGCTATCGATATCGAGTCGGCGGTGAAGAACGCCCTTGAATACAACCTGAGTCTCAAATCGGAGGAAATCGGACTGCGGATAAAAAAGCGGGTAAAGGATACGACGTGGAACTATTTCATTCCTAAAGTGAGTGTGAGCACGACATTATCGAAAATGAACGAGCCGGCGGAACCAGTCGATCTGGGTATGTTTTCGATACCGGGCGGAGACGATTACTGGGACCTCACCCTCGGACTGAATACGTCCCTCACGATAACGGCTTCGATGTTCGTCGGCATGCGCCAGGCGGTCCTGGATTACGAGTCGGGACTCATCGGTCTTGAAACAGCGAAGAAAAAGCTTGAATTGAATGTGAGAAAGATGTTCTACAATCTTCTTTTGCTGAAAGAAAACATGAAACTCATGGAATTGTCCGTCAAAGCCGCGGAAGACAGGTACCTTCAGTCGGCGGCGAATTACAGAAGCGGTCTTGTCCCGGAATACACGATGCTCGCCGCGCAGGTTGCCTGGGAAAACATGAAACCGGCACTCAAGGAAATGGAGATAGGCTACAAATCAGCCGTCATGAGTTTCAAGCAGATGATCGGTATGGATCAGGAGGAAGAAATAGTCCTTCAGGGGTCCATTCAAATGGAGAAGACCTCCTATGCTTCCGGGGATGCGGAGGAACGGATAGGAGACAGACTCGATATCAGACAACTCAAAAAAAGTATTGAAATGCTCGAAAATCTGAAACTGCTTTCCGTCACCTCATTGACCCCGGCAATTACCTTTTCCTTTTCCGCGGATCCCGGTTTTCAGGGAGATCCTTTTTCCGACAGCCTGTTCGACAACATCGACGAAAACTGGAGTCAGCGCGGGGGGATGTTTGCCGTAACGCTGAGTATTCCGGTCGACGGATTGTTTCCGTCGTCGAAAACACAGGTGGAAATCGCGAATAGTGAAGATAATGTCGAAAAAGCGAAAAAAGGGCTCGAAATGGCCTATCAGGCAGCGCGTCTGGAAATCGACACCCTCCTTATGCGCCTTGAAAAATCCGTGACGTCGATCGATACCCTGAAACTCAATGTCGGTCTCGCCGAGCGGGCTTACAACATGGCGGAAGAAGCATACAGGGCGGGAAGCAAGGATCTGCTTGAACTGCAA